The following DNA comes from Ornithobacterium rhinotracheale DSM 15997.
ATTTCTCAAAAATTAGATGAAATAGGAGAAGGAAAAGTGGTTTTGACTTATAACTACGATGCGGGAGATCGTTATTTTTCGGTAGAAGATTTGTTTACTTTAAACGAATATAAAGATTAATCAATTTTTCATTTTGTGAAAAATGCCGCAACTTAGTAAAGTTGCGGCATTTATTGATTTATTTAGTTGAGTAACCTTCTGTTTGGGTTAAATTATTTGGATCATTAGTTATCATTTCAATGGAGATTGGATAATAAATTTTATAAGCAGTGCTTGCATCTATATTTGGAATATGTTCGAAAATATATTTGTTTCCAGCTCGCACTAAATCCCACCATCTTTTTCCTTCCCCCACAAACTCTTTTAATCTTTCTTCTAAAATTGCCTCAGTATTTGCCTCTTTTCCTTGATTTCTATATTCTAACTTACTATTGAAATTATCTCCATAGGCTCTTCTTCTAATTTGATTAATTTCAGTAGATGGATCTTGTCCTAATTTATTTTTTGCTTCAGCTAACATTAAAACAACATCAGCATATCGATACAATGGGATATTTTGAATTCCCTGTCTATTACCATCTACAAGTTCTCCTGCAAATTTTTTCAAGATAGCTCCACGGTATTTATCTGGAGTGAAGTTGGGATAATTATTTTTTTCTGAATAAAGATAGATAAATGTGCTAGCTGGTCTAGAATCTCCTGTACCATAGTACATTTTTTCGATTAAGCTATTGGCAGGACCAATTCTGTTTTGTCCATTAGAGTTAAAACTTAGCATGTTTTCCCCTTCAGAATTATACAATAGTTGTAAATCTCTATTTTGTCCCGTAACTATTCCGTTATAGAAATTAGTTTGTTCATTGATTTTATAATCAAGAGCAAAAATAAATTCTGCATTATTTTCATTTTTACTGCCCCATAGGTCTTCGTATTTAGGAACTAAACTGAATTGTTTGATTTGTTCTAAAGCATCTTTTGCAATTGTAAAGTCTGCCTCTCCTTTACCTAGTACTTCTCCAGACCATAAAAAAGCCTCTCCTTTTAAAGCTAAAGTTGCATCTTTACTCCAAAAAACATTTAGCCCTTTCCATAATCTATTTTCTGTACCATAGAGTTTTAACGATTGTTCAATATCCTTTTTAACTTGTTCAAAAACCTTTTCTTTTGGCGAACGTTTTTTGTTTAAACTTGCGAGATTGGTAGGGTCCTTAATTTTTTCTGTTGTAATTGGAACATCACCCCAAGTCTTCATCATTGTAAAATAAATAAATGCTCTAATACCGTAAACTTGAGCGAGCATAAGCTCTTTTTCTCTTTCGTTCTTTACCTTAACCTTTGGTGCATTTTCTATAAAATCATTCAAATAATGTATAAATCCGTAAAAATTTCCCCAATTGTTGAAGGCAATTCTTTCCGGGCTTACATCTTGATTTATGACATTTGTATAGAATGGAGTCTCTAGGGTTTCTCCATTAAAATAAATATCGGATCTTAAATCTCCCAGCGCAAATAATGTGAAATTATAATCTCTGAACTTAGAATAAATCCCGATAAGATCTGCGTTCATTGTTTCTTCAGAGCCCCAAAAGTTATTGTAAGTCAATGAGCTTTCGGGTTGTAAATCTAAATCACATGAATTTAATGTGAGAATAGATAATATGGTTAAAATATATTTTTTCATGATCAATAAAATTAAAAAGTTAAGTTTAAGCCTAATGTGTATGTTCTAGGTAATGGATATCTACCAGAATCTACTCCACCTAGTTCCGGAGAGTTGCCTGAATATGATGTGAAATATTTTAAATTAGCTCCTGTAACAAAGATTCTCATATCGTTGAAAATATTGCCTACTTTATTTCCAGGTAATGTATAGCTAAGAGTTATTTCTCTTAGTGCAAGATAATCCCCTTTTTCCCAAAATTTACTACTTCCTTTCCATTGATCACCTTGGTCAAATCCGCCAGCTTTATAGTTTCCGCTAGGATCTGTAAATACATATTGAGGAAGTTCTGCATTTGTGTTTTCAGGGGTCCAGGTGTTAAATGCAATTTCTTTTGGTCCATTTTGAGCTCCTTGTGTTTGAGCAAAACCTTTAATTTTTCTACCATTTACAATCATGTGCCCGACAGCAAAATCGGTTTTGATAAATAAGTTGAAATTTTTCCAAGACATGTCTGAATAAAAACCTCCGCTGTATTTTGGAGTGGTTCTACCGATTACAGCTCTATCTTTATAGTCAATGATATTGTCGCCATTTAAATCCTTCCATCTGGTATCACCTAAATGAATATTTCTTTGATTTTTGGTATCAGCTTTAGCAAAGGAAACCACTCTTCCCTTATCAGCATCTAATGC
Coding sequences within:
- a CDS encoding RagB/SusD family nutrient uptake outer membrane protein, which translates into the protein MKKYILTILSILTLNSCDLDLQPESSLTYNNFWGSEETMNADLIGIYSKFRDYNFTLFALGDLRSDIYFNGETLETPFYTNVINQDVSPERIAFNNWGNFYGFIHYLNDFIENAPKVKVKNEREKELMLAQVYGIRAFIYFTMMKTWGDVPITTEKIKDPTNLASLNKKRSPKEKVFEQVKKDIEQSLKLYGTENRLWKGLNVFWSKDATLALKGEAFLWSGEVLGKGEADFTIAKDALEQIKQFSLVPKYEDLWGSKNENNAEFIFALDYKINEQTNFYNGIVTGQNRDLQLLYNSEGENMLSFNSNGQNRIGPANSLIEKMYYGTGDSRPASTFIYLYSEKNNYPNFTPDKYRGAILKKFAGELVDGNRQGIQNIPLYRYADVVLMLAEAKNKLGQDPSTEINQIRRRAYGDNFNSKLEYRNQGKEANTEAILEERLKEFVGEGKRWWDLVRAGNKYIFEHIPNIDASTAYKIYYPISIEMITNDPNNLTQTEGYSTK